The Anastrepha ludens isolate Willacy chromosome X, idAnaLude1.1, whole genome shotgun sequence genome includes a window with the following:
- the LOC128870405 gene encoding uncharacterized protein LOC128870405: protein MIQGDCTPGTSSGASKRQLQQEFRENVSTFTDQPLQRSHIAVKPPVFLKSSPHIFFIQIETSFRRANISRDDTKYDHVVGALDAQILELVSDFLRNPPETDKHECLKNRIIAEFADSESKKIRKLLSDVELGDRKPSQLLRHMRDLAGSSVSETILKSWWIERLPVTLRACLIIGDEDLDICAKRADTIMDFVGSTSSQVMAVKAGASTPHKNEQFEEILNNIKALTQAVANLATQLTTPGDRSRSRSRCGNNQNARSSSGDNGNAKPFCRYHYKFGGAALKCVPPCKFNDKRPEN, encoded by the coding sequence ATGATCCAAGGAGACTGCACACCTGGAACCTCATCAGGAGCCTCTAAACGGCAACTACAACAAGAATTTCGCGAAAATGTGAGTACCTTCACCGATCAGCCTTTACAAAGAAGTCATATTGCGGTTAAACCCCCCGTTTTCTTGAAAAGTAGCcctcatatatttttcattcaaatagaGACGTCTTTTCGACGCGCTAACATTTCTCGCGATGATACAAAATACGACCACGTGGTCGGCGCATTAGACGCGCAAATTCTCGAACTGGTCAGTGATTTTCTTCGCAATCCTCCCGAAACGGACAAACACGAGTGTCTCAAAAATAGAATTATCGCGGAATTCGCGGACTCCGaatcgaaaaaaattcgaaagttACTTAGTGACGTTGAGCTTGGTGACCGTAAACCATCTCAGCTTTTGCGCCACATGCGTGACCTCGCCGGAAGCTCAGTTtcggaaacaattttaaaaagctgGTGGATTGAAAGATTGCCTGTTACACTTCGAGCTTGCTTAATAATTGGTGATGAAGATTTAGACATATGCGCCAAACGCGCCGATACGATCATGGACTTTGTTGGATCCACATCCTCACAAGTCATGGCAGTGAAAGCTGGTGCCAGTACACCACataaaaatgaacaatttgAGGAAATCCTCAACAATATTAAAGCTTTGACACAGGCAGTTGCTAATTTGGCAACCCAGTTGACCACCCCCGGTGATCGTTCACGATCACGATCACGATGTGGCAACAACCAGAATGCACGTTCAAGCTCCGGCGACAACGGTAATGCCAAACCGTTTTGCCGATACCACTACAAGTTCGGTGGCGCAGCACTCAAATGTGTTCCCCCGTGCAAATTTAATGATAAAAGGCCGGAAAACTAA